The Drechmeria coniospora strain ARSEF 6962 chromosome 02, whole genome shotgun sequence genome has a segment encoding these proteins:
- a CDS encoding putative hydroxymethylpyrimidine/phosphomethylpyrimidine kinase 2 has protein sequence MVTGRVLLIAGSDSSGGAGLEAGQKVLAAHGCYAMTATTALTAQNTMGVHALHPIPSGFVECQIEACLNDVGADVVTTGMLAAADTIEAVSRQLKKHKVPILVVDPVMVSTSGSELLPHDAIQGLCRHLFPLTTILTPNIPEARLILDANPPPSQTACARNGRDIESVSDIEIIGRRIQTLGPKWVLVKGGHLPFRRDMRVASTESEMDLVVDVLLGPNGFVLRVESPWQQSTSTHGTGCSLAAAIASGLANGRDVPTSVLAACRYVEAGIRTAPGLGDGHGPLDHFHSTYTLPFSSGYFVEYLLERSDVSDVWKPFVHHQFVKALGDGTLPLESFKGYIIQDYLFLASCTAYTRYILDVGQSDDSLALQMALAPCLLGYAAVAKMLQADSNTRREGNMYWSWIENYLADDYIAAVKQGSQFLEDRMRQQSPSRIEELVKIFIHATKMEIGFWEMFPCS, from the exons ATGGTCACCGGTAGGGTGTTGCTGATTGCCGGCTCTGACAGCTCCGGCGGCGC CGGCCTCGAAGCCGGGCAGAAAGTGCTCGCCGCCCATGGATGCTacgccatgacggcgacgacggcgctgaCAGCCCAGAACACTATGGGTGTTCACGCTCTTCATCCCATCCCTTCCGGTTTTGTCGAGTGTCAGATCGAGGCTTGCTTGAACGACGTGGGCGCAGATGTCGTCACGACAG GCATGCTGGCAGCTGCAGATACTATCGAGGCCGTTTCCCGGCAATTGAAGAAGCACAAAGTGCCCATTCTCGTTGTCGATCCG GTCATGGTCTCGACGTCTGGCTCAGAACTTCTGCCCCACGATGCCATCCAAGGTCTTTGCCGTCATCTCTTCCCACTCACCACCATCCTCACGCCCAATATCCCGGAGGCAAGACTCATCCTTGACGCCAACCCTCCTCCTTCGCAAACTGCGTGCGCGAGGAATGGTCGAGACATAGAATCGGTGTCCGATATCGAGATCATCGGCCGCCGCATCCAGACCCTCGGTCCAAAGTGGGTGCTCGTCAAGGGTGGGCACCTGCCCTTTAGGCGGGACATGAGAGTTGCTTCGACCGAGTCCGAGATGGATCTGGTCGTCGATGTTCTCCTTGGGCCTAACGGCTTCGTCCTGCGCGTCGAGAGCCCCTGGCAGCAAAGCACCAGCACCCACGGCACGGGCTGCTCTCTCGCAG CCGCCATCGCATCGGGACTCGCCAACGGCCGAGACGTTCCCACCTCCGTCCTGGCTGCCTGCCGatacgtcgaggccggcatccGGACAGCCCCGGGGCTTGGCGATGGTCATGGGCCCCTGGACCACTTTCACTCGACATACACCCTGCCCTTTTCTTC AGGCTACTTTGTCGAATACCTCCTCGAGCGCTCCGATGTCAGCGACGTGTGGAAGCCATTTGTGCACCACCAGTTCGTCAAGGCACTTGGAGATGGCACTCTCCCTCTCGAGTCGTTCAAAGGCTACATAATCCAAGACTACTTATTCCTGGCAT CTTGCACCGCCTACACGCGTTATAttctcgacgtcggccagaGCGATGACTCGCTCGCCTTGCAGATGGCCCTCGCACCTTGCCTCCTCGGTTAtgctgccgtcgccaagaTGCTGCAGGCGGACTCCAACACCCGCCGCGAGGGTAACATGTACTGGTCCTGGATTGAGAACTACTTGGCCGATGACTATATTGCGGCCGTCAAGCAAGGCTCTC AGTTTTTGGAGGATAGAATGCGACAGCAGTCGCCCAGCCGGATAGAGGAGCTAGTCAAGATATTCATCCACGCAACAAAG ATGGAAATTGGGTTTTGGGAAATGTTCCCCTGTTCTTGA
- a CDS encoding cytosolic regulator Pianissimo, whose product MTMPSQSSQSSQHQGHHHLQQGRTSLDRDGNALHLPNGGAARNVTASSSSFTPRGSSLNPIVGPGSFSSELRSQMLSGRTASRADVGSVYPSSVADKFESEDTNAAAEQALSVLKDRLNRELKIKEGSENMLEALNIKKAKQTKEQRQRVEAELSASNSRIKELRQKIADAQRPRPVLPTTPTRNRTQQESTFHALSLRSPPSIARSALGSDVEELLESPTFTVAELLQALEVEGMAPEHYVSRANQLVDLFKRHPTIKYDLVWSVFGLRMQMMLLSESREVAAAGYRATRYAITDVASLQKIRSLNTDYLVIRSLNNYRKADVEREQSLKFVRAFLDVKGGVKEISRAVVRTLVAVAEQGEERRPGVQAADQNIDRLRPICIETLAEIMVRDPALLVASGGLGPLSEALSEGTYKAPESLMAAFLFLFDTPQRRKYIHPGYGLDTVFTAFTDQLAATESILKQSSRAVSAAMRSWSGLMSLCMYDFRPIRSLISSLLFPNPAIRETVLDLLFSLLRIKPPAWATSFLAGRRLTTYGRVANMKTASLREQSAMLHLEEDNSEQNFVDHYTALLLATFIKTGLLQSLLLIAQSEEDPMLKRKTTLLIGEVLKLASRLLPPSWSAELQLLPDLFSAATEFGNETHFVASGIVYQISSVSRTLYKSAPSESMADALPSSDSMQNMGVTEDHPKANAAIVFDDATFRQFVIDTGVLNSSNYLKWNWDVIMKVIEGPLQIGKRLDEAVKASKFMKRIMSFYRPFKYKFADIKNTRNTQKYVKAGCALVHSLLMTPEGVKFLADSKLLRQIAECLAQCDPTSGLTAQYPMFARDRLTDTLCCGYFSMLGVLSTDPKGLLLLERWRMFNMMYHIVDLKQRPDLIKMLLSNFDYSLQGHPRVLLSKALTAGTKDIRIHATNTLRKCTMRPVSSLKEHNSASDSKWAIQLLVTQLYDPEIEVCSTAVKILENACNRKTYLEYIVECRPALDHLGEIGAPLLLRFLSTSIGYHYLDGLDYISNEMDDWFLGRNDSYVSVIEASLARAFLAETDDHGHRMSLFDEASVDADFHDSHVPPHFYRELTRTREGCRLLSDKGHFEEFVSTIRDQGMQTDDGEILTKVKGCLWAVGNVGSMELGAPFLEASDVVERIIRIAESHEVMSMRGTAFFVLGLISRSSHGLEMVSEHGWDANTTSTGTSLGFCIPNDLGRLFSLKPWRHVNGGSIKLHDTQCTIQKQPRARQARPPLESSDLPPLLSDRDVNARILELIVDLGNMVLYKKALGELQKLKQRKPNAFRSTDFFKQVMGLMEWNHYRLGVRRLVIDLFEKNVMRRIVFGEDESDGGDDESSQTGENSGDDRTERQRSVSEPVEMTLELAPAPLQVRREQARAGQGCRPMTDDATRAEGSVPIGPNNRN is encoded by the exons CCTCAACCCCATCGTTGGTCCCGGCAGCTTCAGCTCGGAGCTGCGGAGCCAGATGCTGTCGGGCCGCACGGCAAGTCGTGCTGACGTAGGCTCCGTCTACCCCAGCAGCGTCGCGGACAAGTTTGAATCGGAGGATACgaatgccgccgccgagcaggcaCTCTCCGTCCTCAAGGACAGACTGAACCGGGAGCTCAAGATCAAGGAAGGTAGTGAGAACATGCTCGAGGCGCTGAACATTAAGAAAGCGAAGCAGACCAAAGAGCAGCGGCAGAgagtcgaggccgagctcagCGCCAGCAATTCGAGGATCAAGGAGCTGCGACAGAAAATAGCAGACGCCCAACGGCCGCGGCCGGtactgccgacgacgccgacgaggaatcGGACGCAGCAGGAGAGCACCTTCCACGCTTTGAGCCTGCGCTCGCCACCGAGCATCGCAAGATCGGCCCTTGGCTCCGATGTCGAGGAGTTGCTTGAGAGCCCGACCTTTACCGTGGCGGAGCTTCTCCAGGCGCTCGAAGTCGAGGGCATGGCACCGGAGCATTATGTCAGCCGTGCCAATCAGCTGGTCGATCTTTTCAAGCGGCACCCGACCATCAAGTATGATCTCGTCTGGTCCGTCTTCGGCCTGAGGATGCAGATGATGCTCCTGAGCGAAAGCcgcgaggtcgccgccgccggctacCGGGCAACCCGCTACGCCATCACGGATGTGGCTTCCCTTCAAAAAATTCGTAGCCTCAACACGGATTATCTGGTCATACG GTCGTTGAACAACTATCGGaaagccgacgtcgagcgagAGCAATCTCTCAAGTTTGTGCGAGCCTTTCTCGACGTCAAGGGCGGAGTCAAGGAAATCTCACGAGCCGTCGTGcgcaccctcgtcgccgttgcgGAACAAGGAGAGGAACGTCGGCCTGGCGTCCAGGCTGCCGACCAGAACATCGACCGGTTACGGCCCATCTGTATCGAGACCTTGGCCGAGATCATGGTGCGGGATCCGGCCCTCCTTGTGGCCTCTGGTGGCCTCGGACCGCTCTCCGAGGCCTTGTCGGAGGGGACCTACAAGGCCCCGGAGAGTCTCATGGCCGCTTTCCTTTTTCTTTTCGACACGCCACAGCGACGAAAGTACATCCACCCGGGATACGGCCTGGATACCGTCTTCACCGCCTTCACAGACCAGCTGGCCGCCACGGAGAGCATCCTGAAGCAGAGTTCCCGGGCTGTCTCCGCGGCCATGAGATCATGGTCTGGCCTGATGTCTCTCTGCATGTACGACTTCCGACCGATCAGGTCGCTCATCTCGAGCCTGCTCTTTCCGAATCCTGCCATCCGGGAGACCGTCCTGGACCTCCTTTTCTCCCTGCTGCGCATCAAACCCCCCGCGTGGGCCACGTCGTTTCTGGCCGGCCGGAGACTGACAACCTACGGAAGGGTCGCCAACATGAAGACTGCCAGCCTTCGGGAGCAGAGCGCGATGCTGCACCTCGAAGAGGACAACAGCGAGCAGAACTTTGTCGATCATTATACCGCCCTGCTCCTCGCAACCTTTATCAAGACTGGCCTGCTGCAGAGCTTGTTGCTGATTGCCCAGTCCGAGGAGGACCCGATGCTGAAGCGCAAGACCACGCTGCTGATCGGGGAAGTTCTCAAGCTGGCCAgtcgccttcttcctccctCGTGGAGCGCCGAGCTTCAGCTTCTGCCCGATCTTttctcggcggcgaccgagTTCGGGAACGAAACTCATTTTGTCGCCTCGGGCATCGTCTACCAGATCAGCAGTGTCAGCAGAACGCTTTACAAGAGCGCGCCGTCCGAAtccatggccgacgcgcTGCCCTCGAGCGACAGCATGCAGAACATGGGCGTGACGGAGGATCACCCCAAAGCCAACGCCGCCATCGTGTTCGACGATGCGACATTTCGCCAGTTCGTCATCGACACGGGCGTCTTGAATAGCTCCAATTACCTAAAGTGGAACTGGGACGTCATCATGAAGGTCATCGAAGGGCCGCTGCAAATCGGAAAACGGCTGGACGAAGCGGTCAAAGCGTCCAAGTTCATGAAGAGGATCATGAGCTTCTACCGGCCCTTCAAGTACAAGTTTGCGGATATCAAGAACACGAGGAACACGCAGAAATATGTCAAGGCAGGGTGCGCGCTGGTGCATTCCCTGCTGATGACACCCGAAGGCGTCAAGTTCCTTGCCGACAGCAAGCTGCTGAGACAGATCGCCGAGTGTCTGGCTCAATGTGACCCG ACGAGCGGCCTTACCGCCCAGTACCCAATGTTCGCGAGAGATCGTCTCACGGACACGCTGTGTTGCGGCTATTTCTCCATGCTCGGCGTCCTCAGCACAGATCCCAAGGGACTTCTCCTGCTGGAGCGTTGGAGGATGTTCAACATGATGTACCACATCGTCGACCTGAAACAACGACCGGATCTCATCAAGATGCTGCTGTCCAACTTTGACTACAGTCTCCAGGGTCATCCCCGGGTCCTGCTGTCCAAGGCCCTGACGGCGGGCACAAAGGACATCCGCATACACGCGACGAACACGCTTCGCAAATGCACCATGCGGCCGGTGTCCTCGTTGAAGGAGCACAACAGCGCCAGCGATTCCAAGTGGGCGATTCAGCTCCTCGTCACGCAATTGTACGACCCCGAGATCGAGGtgtgctcgacggccgtcaagATCCTGGAGAACGCGTGCAACAGGAAGACGTATCTGGAATACATCGTTGAATGCCGGCCGGCCTTGGACCACCTAGGCGAAATTGGAGCGCCTCTACTTCTGCGATTCCTGTCCACGTCGATTGGATACCACTACCTGGACGGGTTGGATTACATCAGCAACGAGATGGACGATTGGTTCCTCGGGCGCAACGATTCCTACGTGAGCGTCATCGAAGCCAGCTTGGCTAGGGCGTTCctcgccgagacggacgaTCACGGCCATCGCATGAGCTTGTTCGACGAAGCCTCGGTGGACGCCGACTTTCACGACAGCCACGTGCCACCACACTTTTACAGAGAGCTGACTCGCACTCGCGAGGGCTGCAGGCTCCTGAGCGACAAGGGACACTTTGAGGAGTTCGTGTCGACCATTCGCGATCAGGGCATGcagacggacgacggcgagatccTGACCAAGGTCAAGGGTTGTCTGTGGGCCGTCGGAAACGTTGGCTCCATGGAGCTCGGCGCGCCCTTCCTGGAGGCGAGCGACGTTGTTGAAAGGATCATTCGAATTGCGGAATCGCACGAGGTGATGAGCATGCGCGGCACCGCATTCTTCGTTCTCGGGCTCATCTCGCGCTCCTCACACGGATTGGAGATGGTCTCCGAGCACGGCTGGGATGCGAacacgacgtcgacgggcacCTCGTTGGGCTTTTGCATCCCCaacgacctcggccggctgTTCTCGCTGAAGCCGTGGAGGCACGTCAACGGAGGGTCGATCAAGCTGCACGACACCCAGTGCACCATCCAGAAGCAGCCTCGCGCTCGACAGGcgcggccgccgctcgaGTCATCGGATCTGCCGCCCCTCCTCAGCGACCGCGACGTCAACGCGAGGATCCTGGAGCTCAttgtcgacctcggcaaCATGGTCTTGTACAAGAaggcgctcggcgagctgcagAAGCTGAAGCAGCGCAAACCCAACGCATTCCGAAGCACCGACTTTTTCAAGCAAGTCATGGGCCTCATGGAGTGGAACCACTACAGGCTCGGCGTGCGTAGGCTGGTGATCGATCTATTTGAGAAGAACGTGATGCGACGGATCGTCTTTGGCGAGGAtgagagcgacggcggcgacgacgagagcagCCAGACTGGCGAGAACAGCGGCGACGATAGGAcagagaggcagaggagCGTCAGCGAGCCGGTGGAGATGACTTTGGAACTGGCGCCAGCTCCGCTCCAAGTGCGACGCGAACAGGCTCGAGCCGGCCAAGGATGCCGCCCAATGACGGACGAtgcgacgagggcggaggGCAGCGTCCCAATCGGCCCAAACAATCGCAATTAG